A genome region from Nocardia sp. NBC_00565 includes the following:
- the galK gene encoding galactokinase: MPKWVAPGRVNIIGEHTDYNDGFVLPIALPLVVECLAEARTDGRVRVVSRQRPGEPVLVAVSELAAERDRVPGWSRYPLGVVFEFARRGYLRDGVDLRLDGAVPIGAGLSSSAALSCAVAIALRDLFAPSVTDRELIDLARAAENDYAGVPTGLLDQSAAILCTEGHALFLDVRGFVAAEQTAHEQIPFDLDRFGLELLVIDTGQPHALIDGGYGRRRAQCEAAAEALGVPALRDIESVAALDGIGDAVLRRRARHVVTENARVLSIAEKLRGGADPRGIGPILTAAHASLRDDFEVSTPALDAAVAAALAAGAHGARMVGGGFGGSVIALVDRERTATVADAVRNRFARSGFDAPRMFVVLPGAGAHRVG, from the coding sequence GTGCCGAAGTGGGTGGCGCCAGGGCGGGTCAACATCATCGGTGAGCACACCGATTACAACGACGGCTTCGTGCTGCCCATCGCATTGCCGCTGGTAGTCGAGTGTCTGGCCGAGGCGAGGACCGACGGCCGGGTCCGGGTGGTCTCGCGGCAGCGGCCGGGGGAGCCGGTGCTGGTCGCGGTGAGCGAGCTTGCCGCCGAACGGGATCGGGTGCCCGGATGGTCTCGGTATCCGTTGGGCGTTGTCTTCGAATTCGCCCGGCGCGGATATCTGCGTGACGGCGTTGACCTGCGGCTGGACGGTGCGGTGCCGATCGGCGCCGGGTTGTCGTCCTCGGCGGCGCTGTCCTGTGCGGTGGCGATCGCACTGCGAGATCTGTTCGCGCCCAGTGTCACCGATCGGGAGTTGATCGACCTGGCGCGTGCCGCGGAGAACGACTACGCCGGGGTGCCGACCGGACTGCTCGACCAGTCGGCGGCGATTCTGTGCACCGAAGGGCATGCGCTGTTCCTCGATGTGCGCGGGTTCGTCGCTGCGGAGCAGACCGCGCACGAACAGATTCCGTTCGATCTGGATCGCTTCGGACTCGAGCTATTGGTGATCGATACCGGGCAGCCGCACGCATTGATCGACGGCGGTTACGGACGTCGGCGCGCGCAATGCGAGGCGGCCGCCGAGGCACTCGGCGTGCCCGCGCTGCGCGATATCGAATCGGTGGCCGCCCTCGACGGCATCGGCGATGCGGTGCTGCGGCGGCGGGCGCGGCATGTGGTGACCGAGAATGCCCGAGTGCTCTCGATTGCTGAAAAGTTGCGAGGCGGTGCGGATCCGCGCGGGATCGGGCCGATCCTGACCGCGGCGCACGCCTCGCTACGTGATGATTTCGAGGTCTCGACACCGGCGCTGGATGCCGCGGTGGCCGCCGCGCTGGCGGCGGGGGCGCACGGCGCGCGCATGGTCGGCGGCGGGTTCGGCGGCAGTGTCATCGCGCTCGTCGACCGGGAGCGCACCGCGACGGTCGCGGACGCGGTGCGAAATCGGTTCGCGCGATCGGGTTTCGATGCACCGCGCATGTTCGTGGTCCTGCCGGGGGCCGGTGCGCACCGTGTCGGCTGA
- a CDS encoding pyruvoyl-dependent arginine decarboxylase → MVLTTPRGGLLGLQWIDRLLPPMGRPERGDQRNSGAPLTIEIGAATGVGPTAMSAFDAALRDLGVGDANLIRLSSVIPPRATLARTGRVRKPIPWGDRLYCVYAAQHANTAGERAGAGIGWVLRDDGSGAGLFVEHEGDTAAEVARLIRSSLIDMTRNRPQRFGPIQLCTTEARSDGRPTCALVLAAYHTTPWGPR, encoded by the coding sequence ATGGTTCTTACGACCCCACGCGGCGGCCTGCTCGGGCTGCAGTGGATCGATCGACTACTCCCGCCCATGGGCAGGCCGGAACGCGGCGATCAGCGTAACTCCGGAGCTCCACTGACGATCGAGATCGGCGCGGCGACAGGGGTGGGCCCGACGGCTATGTCGGCCTTCGATGCGGCACTGCGTGACCTGGGAGTAGGTGATGCCAACTTGATTCGCCTGTCATCGGTTATTCCGCCACGCGCCACCCTGGCCCGCACCGGGCGCGTCCGCAAGCCGATCCCCTGGGGTGATCGGCTCTACTGCGTCTACGCCGCACAGCACGCGAACACCGCGGGCGAGCGGGCCGGCGCCGGCATCGGCTGGGTCCTGCGCGACGACGGTTCCGGCGCCGGGCTTTTCGTCGAGCACGAGGGCGATACCGCCGCGGAGGTCGCACGGCTGATCCGATCCAGCCTGATCGATATGACCCGCAACCGGCCGCAGCGATTCGGCCCGATCCAGCTGTGCACCACCGAGGCCCGCTCCGACGGCAGGCCGACCTGCGCCCTCGTACTGGCGGCGTACCACACCACGCCGTGGGGGCCCAGATGA
- a CDS encoding GGDEF domain-containing protein, giving the protein MTASEEQPTTARHRLEIRWCAILLAVSAIGLAMLLFVDSRPLTLMTMAVVVIGSLTMIGLGLRRFRPARPLPWYLLSTSAVLFAAGTATREFDHNALRPIDDLFTLAGYFGIGVAATLWLRPRQVRPNYDLLLDSALIGLGALLASWTFLISPILQSHAATANTLLAATYPVLDALLLTLIAHSIATATRSETSLQLLHVGLIAVLVGDLGYSLDTVGRAPVAHEMLLAPLLVAYLIVGIAALHPTMATLGAPRRIHPHHSRQRASFIAVALIVASLIPVVGSILDTLDRVVVSSLCALLLIGVLVRSERAIVRSARSERRAQYQADHDMLTGLLNRSALLRALNRNREYWIEQPLCLLFIDLDGFKMVNDSYGHAVGDELIANAASRIRRVIRRDDVVARYGGDEFVVLAPLDRQEAAMLAERLLGAFVRPFELSAGEIPITASVGLACGSPRSSDDAIYDLIRDADSAMYHAKEYSLGYAFHDEPRHGADARQSAADSGRRIWRPSGRSHSANGTSASTAV; this is encoded by the coding sequence ATGACAGCCAGCGAAGAGCAGCCGACAACCGCTCGGCACCGCCTGGAAATCCGGTGGTGCGCCATACTTCTCGCGGTCTCCGCGATCGGGCTCGCGATGCTGCTCTTCGTCGATTCGCGGCCGTTGACGCTGATGACCATGGCCGTCGTGGTGATCGGATCGCTCACCATGATCGGCCTCGGCCTGCGGCGGTTCCGACCGGCACGACCGCTGCCCTGGTATCTGCTCTCGACCTCGGCTGTACTGTTCGCCGCCGGCACGGCCACCCGGGAGTTCGACCATAACGCGCTTCGCCCGATCGACGACTTGTTCACTCTCGCAGGCTATTTCGGCATCGGCGTGGCCGCGACGCTGTGGCTGCGCCCGCGCCAGGTGCGGCCCAACTACGATCTGCTGCTCGACTCCGCGCTCATCGGACTCGGTGCACTGCTCGCCTCGTGGACCTTCCTGATCTCACCGATCCTGCAATCACATGCCGCCACCGCGAACACCCTGCTCGCCGCGACCTATCCGGTGCTCGACGCGTTGCTGCTGACCCTCATCGCCCACTCCATCGCGACCGCCACCCGATCCGAGACCTCGCTGCAACTGCTGCACGTCGGCCTGATCGCCGTGCTGGTCGGCGATCTCGGCTACAGCCTCGACACCGTCGGCCGCGCACCCGTCGCGCACGAGATGCTGCTGGCGCCACTGCTGGTGGCCTATCTGATCGTCGGCATCGCGGCATTGCACCCGACCATGGCGACCCTCGGTGCGCCGCGGCGCATCCACCCGCATCACTCGCGGCAGCGGGCCAGTTTCATCGCGGTCGCGTTGATCGTGGCCTCGCTGATTCCGGTGGTCGGTTCCATCCTGGACACCCTAGATCGGGTGGTGGTTTCCTCGCTGTGCGCGCTGCTGCTGATCGGTGTGCTGGTGCGCAGCGAGCGGGCCATCGTGCGCAGCGCGCGCAGTGAACGCCGCGCGCAGTACCAGGCCGATCACGACATGCTCACCGGATTGCTGAACCGATCCGCCCTGCTGCGCGCGCTGAATCGCAACCGGGAGTACTGGATCGAACAGCCGCTGTGTTTGCTGTTCATCGACCTCGACGGCTTCAAAATGGTCAACGACAGCTACGGCCACGCGGTCGGCGACGAGCTGATCGCGAACGCGGCCTCCCGGATCCGGCGGGTCATCCGGCGCGACGATGTGGTGGCCCGCTACGGCGGCGACGAGTTCGTGGTGCTCGCGCCGCTCGACCGACAGGAGGCCGCCATGCTCGCGGAACGACTACTCGGCGCCTTCGTTCGGCCGTTCGAGCTGAGCGCGGGCGAGATACCGATCACCGCCAGTGTCGGCCTGGCCTGCGGCAGCCCGCGCAGCTCCGACGACGCCATCTACGACCTCATCCGAGACGCGGATTCGGCGATGTATCACGCGAAGGAATACTCCCTCGGCTACGCGTTCCACGACGAACCGCGCCACGGCGCGGACGCACGCCAGAGCGCCGCCGACTCGGGACGCCGGATCTGGCGCCCGAGCGGCCGGTCGCACAGCGCCAACGGCACCTCCGCCAGCACGGCGGTCTAG
- a CDS encoding DUF6319 family protein — protein sequence MKATAAARSKAKAPEVTVTLTGTADGEWSVDVVSGKKKSVRGLPVTSSAVAQAAKVLHPEVAEVVAGILEAARVVQESKVQQLQAELEEARRMLEELSD from the coding sequence ATCAAGGCGACCGCCGCCGCGCGCAGCAAGGCGAAGGCCCCTGAGGTCACCGTGACGCTCACCGGGACCGCGGACGGCGAATGGTCGGTCGACGTCGTCAGCGGTAAGAAGAAGTCCGTGCGCGGGCTGCCGGTGACCAGCTCCGCGGTCGCGCAGGCGGCCAAGGTACTGCATCCAGAGGTGGCCGAGGTGGTGGCCGGAATCCTGGAAGCGGCCCGGGTGGTGCAGGAATCCAAGGTGCAGCAGCTGCAGGCGGAGCTGGAAGAGGCCCGCCGCATGCTCGAGGAGTTGTCCGACTAG
- a CDS encoding TetR/AcrR family transcriptional regulator — protein sequence MPTKSNPLSLREEQKLQTRAKLLEGAKALFAERGYAAVRVDDIAAAVGCSRATFYLHFAGKQELLRAIAEQGTVPTALHFYEDLDRVLDTGSRADFVDWVTRAIEWFHQYKDLLPAWDEATALEPEFREIARQGILALPNAMTSYLARWPADRQDEARLRVELLVAQLERFFTRWAMQGTIDVTADRAAEVLTDIWFPALQAPAT from the coding sequence ATGCCGACCAAGTCGAACCCGCTGAGTCTGCGCGAGGAGCAGAAGCTGCAGACCCGCGCGAAATTGCTGGAGGGCGCGAAAGCGTTGTTCGCCGAACGGGGCTATGCGGCGGTCCGGGTCGACGACATCGCCGCCGCCGTCGGCTGCAGCCGCGCCACCTTCTATCTGCATTTCGCCGGCAAGCAGGAGTTGTTGCGCGCCATCGCCGAACAGGGCACCGTGCCGACCGCACTGCACTTCTACGAGGATCTGGACCGGGTGCTCGACACCGGATCCCGCGCGGATTTCGTGGACTGGGTCACCCGCGCGATCGAATGGTTCCACCAATACAAGGATCTGTTGCCCGCCTGGGACGAGGCCACCGCGCTGGAACCGGAGTTCCGCGAGATCGCCCGTCAAGGCATTCTGGCGCTGCCGAATGCGATGACCTCCTACCTCGCCCGCTGGCCGGCGGATCGGCAGGACGAGGCCCGCCTGCGGGTGGAACTGCTTGTCGCTCAGCTCGAACGCTTCTTCACCCGCTGGGCCATGCAGGGCACGATCGATGTCACCGCCGACCGAGCCGCCGAGGTGCTCACCGATATCTGGTTCCCGGCTCTGCAAGCGCCCGCGACGTAG
- a CDS encoding flavin-containing monooxygenase has translation MTQRNLPRVCVIGAGPSGITAAKRLQDFDIPFDVFEASDEVGGNWYFKNPNGMSACYQSLHIDTSKFRLAFEDYPAPAQWPDFPHHSQLFQYFKDYVDHFGFRDKILFNTKVTAAERQDDGRWLVTASDGRTRGYDVLIVCNGHHWDPRTPDYPGEFDGVLMHSHAYNDPFDPVDMRGKNVVVVGMGNSGLDIASELSQRFVAAKLTVSARRGVWVLPKYVNGKVGDKQSVPPWIPRKVSMKLKQRFVRKFRGDMEFYGLPKPDHKPFEAHPSASEEFLHRAGCGDIAFKPAITALEGPRVRFADDSTEEVDVIVCATGYHISFPFFSDPKLVPDEQNRIPLFEQMMKPGVDNLFYLGLAQPLPTLVNFAEQQSKLVAAYLTGKYLPPSEAQMNEAIRVAEERRSGRYYDSPRHTIQIEFEAYVRDMNKEMARGAKRAAATGNALPVPARALERV, from the coding sequence TTGACTCAACGCAATCTGCCCCGGGTATGCGTCATCGGCGCGGGCCCCTCCGGCATCACCGCCGCGAAACGCCTGCAGGACTTCGATATTCCGTTCGATGTCTTCGAGGCCAGCGATGAGGTCGGCGGCAACTGGTACTTCAAGAACCCCAATGGCATGTCGGCCTGCTACCAATCGCTGCATATCGACACCAGCAAATTCCGGCTCGCCTTCGAGGACTATCCGGCGCCCGCGCAATGGCCGGACTTCCCACACCATTCGCAGCTGTTCCAGTACTTCAAGGATTACGTCGACCATTTCGGCTTCCGCGATAAGATCCTGTTCAATACCAAGGTCACCGCGGCCGAGCGCCAGGACGACGGCCGCTGGCTGGTGACCGCGAGCGACGGCCGCACCCGCGGCTACGATGTGCTGATCGTCTGCAACGGCCACCACTGGGATCCGCGCACCCCCGACTATCCGGGTGAATTCGACGGCGTGCTGATGCACAGCCACGCCTACAACGATCCGTTCGACCCGGTCGATATGCGCGGCAAGAATGTCGTGGTGGTCGGCATGGGAAACTCCGGGCTGGATATCGCCTCGGAGTTGTCCCAGCGCTTCGTCGCGGCGAAGCTCACCGTTTCCGCGCGACGTGGCGTCTGGGTGTTGCCGAAATATGTCAACGGCAAAGTCGGTGACAAACAGAGTGTGCCGCCGTGGATTCCGCGCAAGGTGAGCATGAAGCTCAAGCAGCGCTTCGTCCGCAAGTTCCGCGGCGATATGGAGTTCTACGGGCTACCGAAACCGGATCACAAGCCGTTCGAGGCGCATCCCTCGGCCAGTGAGGAGTTCCTGCATCGCGCCGGATGCGGCGATATCGCGTTCAAACCGGCCATCACCGCATTGGAGGGGCCGCGCGTGCGCTTCGCCGACGACAGCACCGAGGAGGTGGACGTGATCGTCTGCGCCACCGGCTACCACATCAGCTTCCCGTTCTTCTCGGATCCGAAGCTGGTGCCCGACGAGCAGAATCGCATTCCGCTGTTCGAGCAGATGATGAAACCGGGTGTGGACAACCTGTTCTACCTGGGCCTGGCCCAACCGCTGCCGACCCTGGTGAATTTCGCCGAGCAGCAGAGCAAGTTGGTCGCCGCGTATCTCACCGGCAAGTACCTGCCGCCTTCGGAGGCGCAGATGAACGAGGCGATCCGCGTCGCCGAAGAGCGCAGGAGCGGGCGCTACTACGACTCGCCCCGGCACACTATCCAGATCGAGTTCGAGGCGTATGTGCGCGATATGAACAAGGAGATGGCCCGGGGCGCGAAGCGTGCCGCCGCCACGGGTAATGCGCTGCCGGTGCCCGCTCGAGCGCTCGAGCGCGTGTGA
- a CDS encoding serine hydrolase domain-containing protein, translating to MTISGICTDQFADVRTELANQIESGEELGASICVTVDGEPVVDIWGGHRDLERTEPWTEHTLVNVFSISKTMTALSALLLVDRGELDVRQKVAHYWPEFAANGKGDIEIRQLLGHTSGVSGWQPPIELADIYDTEAASARLAAQEPWWEPGTASGYHALNYGHLIGAVIRRITGRTLGQFFAEELAGPLDADFHIGTGPEHHHRIAPLIPPPLLEFDMASLDQDSILVKTLTSPLLDIPEANSAGWRAAEIGAVNGHGNAHSVARVQSLVSCGGELDGRRLLSEKTIELIFEQQSDGPDLALLLPLRFGLGYGLPQPQTAPEVPGGRVCWWAGFGGAIVVNDLDHRVTFAYTMNKMAPGLIGSARADAYLRATFAAVRGDRS from the coding sequence ATGACGATTTCCGGCATCTGCACCGACCAATTCGCCGATGTCCGAACGGAATTGGCGAATCAGATCGAGTCGGGCGAGGAGCTCGGCGCATCGATCTGCGTCACCGTCGATGGCGAACCGGTCGTCGATATCTGGGGCGGGCACCGCGATCTCGAACGCACCGAACCGTGGACCGAGCACACCCTGGTGAATGTCTTCTCCATCAGCAAGACCATGACCGCGCTGTCCGCACTGCTGCTCGTCGACCGCGGCGAACTGGATGTGCGGCAGAAAGTCGCGCACTACTGGCCGGAATTCGCCGCGAATGGCAAGGGCGATATCGAGATTCGCCAGCTGCTCGGCCATACCTCGGGCGTCTCCGGCTGGCAGCCGCCGATCGAATTGGCCGATATCTACGACACCGAGGCGGCCAGCGCCCGGCTCGCGGCCCAAGAGCCGTGGTGGGAGCCGGGCACCGCATCTGGCTATCACGCACTGAACTACGGTCACCTGATCGGTGCGGTGATCCGCCGCATCACCGGCCGCACCCTGGGACAGTTCTTCGCCGAAGAACTCGCCGGACCGCTGGATGCCGACTTCCATATCGGCACCGGTCCCGAACATCACCACCGCATCGCGCCGCTGATCCCGCCGCCGCTGCTGGAATTCGATATGGCCTCACTCGATCAGGACAGCATCCTGGTCAAGACGCTCACCAGCCCGCTGCTCGATATCCCGGAGGCCAATAGCGCCGGGTGGCGTGCGGCCGAGATCGGCGCGGTGAACGGGCACGGCAATGCCCATTCGGTGGCCCGCGTGCAGTCGCTGGTGTCCTGCGGCGGCGAGCTGGACGGCCGAAGGCTGTTGTCGGAGAAGACGATCGAGCTGATCTTCGAACAGCAATCCGACGGCCCGGATCTGGCGCTGTTACTGCCGCTGCGCTTCGGCCTCGGCTACGGCCTCCCCCAGCCGCAGACCGCACCGGAGGTTCCCGGCGGCCGGGTCTGCTGGTGGGCCGGATTCGGCGGCGCCATCGTGGTCAACGACCTCGATCACCGAGTCACCTTCGCCTACACCATGAACAAGATGGCGCCCGGACTCATCGGCTCCGCACGCGCCGACGCCTATCTGCGCGCGACATTCGCGGCGGTGCGCGGAGACCGATCATGA
- a CDS encoding NAD(P)-dependent alcohol dehydrogenase: MRALQLTDPGVLELRKVAVPEIGPTQLLLRVGAAGICHSDLHVLHIPFKMREEPLTLGHEVAGTIEAVGGAVEGRVAGERGIVYLCWSCGVCRECVSGNENVCRAAGRTAMPPCPGLGPDGGMAEYIRIPASSFVPIGDLDFLQAAPLADAALSSYHAINGARAQLRPGSVAVVIGIGGLGHVAVQILTATSATHVIAVDVSEEKLALAARCGAADGLIAGADSAREILDRTDGRGADAVFDFVGVDATATLAVESVAPNGAYRMIGLGGGAPEITAGPAGGPGWPWGASIRKSYGGTRSDLLDSVALAQSGRLTVEVERFDLAQGRDALDRLERGLITGRAVLVP, encoded by the coding sequence ATGCGGGCACTGCAACTGACCGATCCGGGTGTACTCGAACTGCGCAAAGTCGCGGTGCCCGAGATCGGGCCGACGCAGCTGCTGCTGCGGGTCGGCGCGGCGGGCATCTGCCACTCCGATCTGCATGTGCTGCACATTCCGTTCAAGATGCGCGAGGAGCCGCTGACACTGGGCCACGAGGTCGCGGGCACCATCGAGGCGGTCGGCGGCGCTGTCGAGGGCCGCGTGGCCGGTGAGCGCGGCATCGTCTACCTGTGCTGGTCCTGCGGCGTCTGCCGAGAGTGCGTGAGCGGCAACGAGAATGTCTGCCGCGCCGCCGGTCGCACCGCGATGCCGCCGTGCCCCGGGCTCGGTCCGGACGGCGGCATGGCGGAGTACATCCGCATCCCGGCCAGCTCTTTCGTACCCATTGGCGATCTGGATTTCCTGCAGGCGGCACCGCTGGCCGATGCCGCCCTGTCGAGTTATCACGCGATCAACGGCGCGCGTGCGCAGCTGCGGCCGGGCTCGGTGGCGGTGGTCATCGGCATCGGCGGGCTCGGCCATGTCGCGGTGCAGATCCTCACCGCGACCAGCGCGACGCACGTGATCGCGGTGGATGTCAGCGAGGAGAAGCTCGCCCTGGCTGCTCGCTGCGGCGCGGCCGACGGGCTGATCGCCGGGGCCGATTCCGCGCGAGAGATCCTGGACCGCACCGACGGTCGTGGTGCCGATGCCGTCTTCGATTTCGTCGGTGTCGACGCGACCGCCACCCTGGCGGTGGAGTCGGTGGCCCCCAACGGCGCGTACCGCATGATCGGACTCGGTGGCGGTGCGCCCGAGATCACCGCCGGACCAGCGGGCGGACCCGGCTGGCCGTGGGGCGCTTCGATCCGAAAGTCCTATGGCGGCACCAGATCCGACCTGCTCGACTCGGTCGCCCTTGCGCAGTCGGGCAGGCTCACGGTCGAGGTCGAACGCTTCGATCTCGCGCAGGGCCGCGATGCCCTGGACCGCCTCGAACGCGGTCTGATCACCGGCCGCGCCGTCCTCGTCCCCTAG
- a CDS encoding class I adenylate-forming enzyme family protein has translation MTKPFDPHALAAAAVAKLTGPGGQFEMTVEDVLGTPIPVLKDRVRSLRGVLAASVALGDRDYLVTEDHRMSYAEHAAAVGALARALRERYGVEKGDRIGILAANTPEWVVTFWAAQAIGAIAVGYNAWWMPREIAYGVDHTRPAVLIVDAKRAAQVAALDIQVPVLTMEHDLPALIAEFGAGELPETSVDEDDPAVILYTSGTSGRPKGAVHSHRNLVAVIDYHRFNDALAAAFQGGVDDGSPKGRRFLLTSPLFHIASLHNLVLPRLVTGDTAVIYQGAFDADRILRLIERERISNWGAMPTMAGRLLEVDLSRYDLSSLAAFSLNSAPSSAALQQQLRDQLPVAKAALVTSYGMTECSTAATIAAPAELAAFPDTVGRPVIGVDLQIRNALGEPVAEGVEGEIWVRSPYVMLGYWADDAATAAAITPDRWLRTGDIGVLEQGRLRLSGRRSDLILRGGENVYPTEVEQCLDEHPAVRECAVVGLPDDDLGQQVAALVVIESPTATTEQELAEFAKQRIAYYKVPARWRLTTTPLARNATGKVVRAGIAEALSADPGL, from the coding sequence ATGACAAAGCCTTTCGACCCACATGCGCTGGCCGCCGCGGCCGTGGCGAAGCTGACCGGGCCGGGTGGTCAGTTCGAGATGACGGTCGAGGATGTGCTCGGCACGCCGATTCCCGTGCTGAAAGACCGCGTCCGGTCGTTGCGCGGGGTGCTCGCGGCCTCGGTCGCATTGGGCGATCGGGACTATCTGGTCACCGAGGACCACAGGATGTCCTATGCCGAACACGCCGCCGCCGTTGGCGCGCTGGCTCGCGCGTTACGCGAACGGTACGGCGTCGAAAAGGGTGACCGGATCGGCATTCTCGCCGCGAATACCCCCGAATGGGTGGTGACGTTCTGGGCCGCACAGGCCATCGGCGCGATCGCGGTCGGCTACAACGCCTGGTGGATGCCGCGCGAAATCGCCTACGGCGTCGATCACACCCGCCCCGCCGTCCTGATCGTCGACGCGAAACGCGCGGCCCAGGTGGCGGCGCTCGACATCCAGGTCCCGGTGCTCACCATGGAGCACGACCTGCCCGCCCTGATCGCCGAATTCGGTGCCGGCGAGCTGCCGGAAACCTCCGTCGACGAGGACGATCCCGCGGTCATCCTGTACACCAGCGGCACCAGCGGCCGTCCCAAGGGCGCGGTGCATTCGCACCGAAACCTGGTGGCGGTCATCGACTATCACCGTTTCAACGACGCGCTCGCCGCCGCGTTCCAGGGCGGTGTCGACGACGGGAGTCCGAAGGGCCGCCGGTTCCTGCTCACCTCACCGCTGTTCCATATCGCGAGCCTGCACAATCTGGTGCTGCCACGGCTGGTGACCGGCGATACCGCCGTCATCTACCAGGGCGCGTTCGACGCCGACCGGATCCTGCGGCTGATCGAGCGGGAGCGGATCAGCAACTGGGGCGCGATGCCGACCATGGCCGGCCGACTGCTCGAGGTCGACCTGTCCCGATACGATCTGTCCTCGCTGGCCGCCTTCTCGCTCAACTCCGCACCGTCCTCGGCCGCACTGCAACAGCAACTGCGCGACCAACTTCCGGTCGCCAAGGCCGCGCTGGTGACCAGTTACGGGATGACCGAATGCAGTACCGCGGCGACGATCGCCGCACCCGCCGAACTCGCGGCGTTCCCGGATACCGTGGGCCGCCCAGTCATCGGAGTCGACCTGCAGATCCGCAACGCGCTCGGCGAGCCGGTCGCCGAAGGCGTGGAAGGCGAAATCTGGGTGCGCAGCCCCTACGTCATGCTCGGCTACTGGGCCGATGACGCCGCGACCGCCGCCGCCATCACCCCCGACCGCTGGCTGCGCACCGGCGATATCGGCGTGCTCGAGCAGGGCCGGCTCCGATTGTCCGGCAGGCGTTCGGATCTGATCCTGCGCGGCGGCGAGAACGTCTATCCGACCGAGGTCGAGCAGTGCCTGGACGAGCACCCCGCGGTTCGCGAGTGCGCGGTCGTCGGCCTGCCCGATGATGACCTCGGACAGCAGGTCGCCGCCCTGGTGGTCATCGAAAGTCCCACTGCGACAACCGAACAGGAGCTGGCCGAGTTCGCGAAACAGCGCATCGCCTACTACAAGGTGCCCGCCCGCTGGCGGCTCACCACCACACCGTTGGCCCGCAACGCGACCGGCAAGGTCGTGCGCGCCGGGATCGCCGAGGCGCTGTCCGCTGATCCTGGGCTGTGA